Proteins encoded by one window of Lathyrus oleraceus cultivar Zhongwan6 chromosome 1, CAAS_Psat_ZW6_1.0, whole genome shotgun sequence:
- the LOC127091937 gene encoding uncharacterized mitochondrial protein AtMg00810-like: MIGKINYFLGLQIKQLKNGIFINQSKYYKESLKRFDMDNWKAMATPMGSGTYVDQDETGVSIDITKYQGMIGSLLYLMESHPDIMFNVYLYARFQANPKESHLVFVKRIMKLRNSSEKHKWYMSYPMNALMSWSCKKKSCVALSTAEA; the protein is encoded by the exons ATGATAGGTAAGATAAACTACTTTCTTGGACTTCAAATTAAGCAATTAAAGAATGGAATattcatcaaccaatccaagtattaCAAAGAGTCGTTGAAAAGATTTGATATGGATAATTGGAAAGCAATGGCTACTCCAATGGGTTCTGGAACTTATGTAGATCAAGATGAGACTGGTGTTTCAATTGATATCACTAAATATCaaggtatgattggttcattatTATATTTGATGGAAAGTCATCCTGACATTATGTTTAATGTTTATCTTTATGCACGGTTTCAAGCAAATCCGAAGGAATCGCATCTTGTCTTCGTGAAGAGAATCATGAA GTTACGAAACTCATCGGAAAAGCATAAGTGGTATATGTCATATCCTATGAACGCTCTCATGTCATGGTCCTGTAAAAAGAAATCATGTGTGGCTCTTAGTACAGCTGAGGCATAA